In Bernardetia litoralis DSM 6794, the genomic window AAGCGCAAAGAGCCAATAAAAAGCCATTTTCTGTGTCCAAAATAATGTACTTTGTCCATAGCCAAATTAGAAAAAAAACACTCCAATATGTAATTAAACGATAACGAGAAAGATTATAATTTCCTAAAAACAAGAACCAAAAGATAAGTAAGGCAATTTGTAAAAAGATAAAATGAAATTCTAAAATAGGATTTCCTTCGGTAGGAGAAATAGAATCATAATACAATAAAAAATCTGTAATTTCTTGAATAGATTTATCTGTAAAATTTTTATTTGTGTCATTATTTTCAATTAAATTGAGTTCTGTAAAATTATTTAGCCACAAATTAAAATCATTTTTTGACCAATTAACTTCCATTAAATGCTCATCTAAAAGCAATTCTGGAATGTTTTTTTTAATTTTTGTTGCTGAAAAATGAATTATTTTATCTTCTTTCTTTTCATTTTGAAGAAAATCCCAAACCAAAGCCAGCATAACAAAAGAGACTAAAATTACAACTTGAGGAATTTGATTTTTGAAATGTTCTTTTTTTAAATACCAAACTGAAAATGGAATGCTAGAAGCCATTGCCCATCCAAAACCCTTTATAGACCAAAAAAGACCCATCAAACAAAGTAAGCTCCCTATAAAAGTATTAACATAAAAATCTGTATTTTTTCTGAAATTGGCAATTAAAAGACTTACTCCAGAAAGAGTGCAAATAGAAGCTACAACATGTTGGTCTAGCCACAAAAGCATAGGAACAAAAGCAACAAAAAAAACTAAAATATAAAGAATAAGAATTCTAATATTTTGATTTAATTCAAAAAGAGAAATAAAAAGTTGAGCAAAAACAGCCGAAAAACTAAAACCCAAACTAGCTATCAAAAACCAAGATACAAAAGCAAAACTATCTGTATTAATTTGATTAGCAAAGTGATATAAAAAATCTAAAGTTGTTTTGCCATATGAAGCCCAAAAAACAGAATAAACCAGTACTAATAAAAGACTATGGAAGAGCAAACTAAAAATCCAAATTAAAAAAGGATTTTTTAAAAAAGTAGTCATAGCTTTGGTATTTTTCAAATTCTTAATCCTTTATTCAAAAATAAAATGTAGATAGCAATTACCAATTACCAAAATTACATAAAATCTATTTATACAACCAAAAAATACCTATTAGAAAATAAATTCTAATAGGTGTTTTTGATTTATATCAGAATGACTAAGAATAGTAATTTGTAATTATTTATATTTCAAATCCTATAAATTAACGAATACCCAAATTTTTGTGCATTTCCAAAATAAAGTAACGCACAACTGCACGAATAGAATCTTTTTGAGAATTAGAAGAAATATTATGTTTTCTTACAAAATCATCTGAATGTGATTTATCTCTATTGATAGCCATATAACCAGTACAAATAGCATTTTCTAATTTACCATCACTTGGTTTACAAACTACTCTAAAAAAATCTGTTTTACTTTGTTTCCAACCGTATGTTTGATATTTTGCTCCAAAAATAGTAACATTATATCCTTCTACATCACCAGATTCACTTCCTTTTTTTAGGATTTTTTCTACTTCTATGTTGGTACTATACGCATTATTTGATTTATTGTTTTTGATAGATTTTATTTCCATCAAAAAACGGTCAGAATCTCCAAAGCGTTTTACTTCATAGAAATATTGTGTACGAGTTTTGTTAACCTCAACAATTCCTGTAAACCAACTATCACTATTTCCCTTCAAACCAACTGCCCATTCTCTTCCTTGAGGAGCAAGCCAAGAGTATCTAGGAATAGTTTTGTTGAGTTCTTCAATTTGTTTAATAGTTGGAGAGCTTCCATAAATATCTTCTAATACTTTTATTTTAGCACGTTTTAAAAGTGCATTCTTGCGTGGTTCTTGTTTTGTAGGTTTTCTTGCCCAACGACTTTTAGCAACAGGTTCAGGGTCTAGGTCATTTCGTTTGGATATAGACTCTACAAACTTTCTACCTTCACCCAAATTATAAAAAGTGGTATTTTCTAAACGTTCTTTTTCATATTCATAAACCAAATCCTCTTGTATAAGTCCTTTTTTATTGATTTGTTGTTGAATAAGGCTATCCAAATATGGTTTTGCAAGAGGTTTGAAGAAAGTATCTTTTTTTAGTGCATTCTTAAAACTGTATAACTCAGAGGGGGTGTTTGCTTTTGCAAAAATATCATCTACTTGCTCTAAAAGTGTTTGTTTGTATTTTTCTACATTTTCAGAAGTTAGAAGTTCTATATTTTCATCTGTAGTAATTGCATTTTTTAGAGCTACTAAAGGACGTATATCTCCATTATAATGTTGATAATAATTAGGTAACTCTAAAGGAATATCACTAAATGTTGAATGCTCTGCTGTTAGTTTTCCAAGCCCTGTAAGTGTTTCTAATTGATTAGCAATTTCTTTGTATTCATTAATAGCATTATCCATATATGGAAATTGTTCCATACTAAAGTTTTGACTTTTAAGAGTATATAATTTGCGAAGCTCAATTATATGGTCTTTTCCTTCTTGAGTTAAGGCTACCAAATAAGTTGCTTTTAATTGTTGTTCTTTGTTGGCAAATTTTGGGATAACAAAGTTGCGAAGTAGTTTTTCAGTTTCTTCTTTTACATCTTGTGGGTTCTTTGCATTATGAACAATATAGTTTGTATATTCCAATTTGGCAAGCTCACTTCCTTCATTTGAAAGACGTTTCATTACTTGGTGTGCTTTATCTTTTTGAGCTTCAAAAGCTACATTATTTGTAAAATCACTACGACGGTTTCGGAAAAATTGCCATTTTGATTTTATATAATTTACATCTTGGCTATATCTTGCACTATCTGTATTGGCTGCTTTATCCAAAAAACGAACTCCTGTATTATAGTCAATTTCAAATTCCAAAAAATAACGTCCTAATAAAAATTGACTTTCTGCACTTGCCTCTGCTTTTGTTGCTTTTTTATAGACATCAAAAATATCCATCAAATAGAGGTCTGTATTATCTTGGTAATATATGTGTAAATCCATACTGTCGGCTACTATTTGTAACCATTTTTTGGCTGCATCTATATTTCTAGGAACATCTTTGCTTCCTGTCATATAAATTTCGAAAAGCTCTCTAGCTGCTGGTATTTTTTGTGTAGAGCTTGCTGCCATAGCTTGTGAATACCATTTTATGGCATTTTCGTAATCTCGTAATTCATTGCTCGTAAACATATCGCCTTTAAAAGCATTGGCAATTTTGAGCATGGCGGTAGAGTTTCCTGATTTTGCTTGTTTTTTATAAACTTTGTAGGAGTCTTTAGAAATAGTTTGAGGAGCAGAACCACAACTAATCATCAAAAAAGATAAAAAATAGACCGAGAAAAAGAAGAGAAAAGGGTTTTTGATTTTTTTTAGAATTGTCATGAGATTGTTAAATAACATTTGATAGGGATAGGAAAAATGTAAGGCTAAAATAGAAAATAGAAAATAGATATATTGTTATGTTTTGAATCATCAAAACTAATTTCAGAGTGCTAATTTAAGGCTTTTAGTATAAATTAATACATAAAATCTTAAATTTATTCTAATTGGCTCAATCAATAGCTATAAAAAGTAAATTTGGCGTTGGATTTGTTATAGTTAATAGAAAATAGATTATTTATTTTAGAATAATTAGCCTTTTTATTTTATATAACTTTTCAAAATTAATTTTGTTATTTTTATACATCGATAAAATAACTCTTAATTTTTAGAATTAATCATTAAAAAAGATACTACAATAATACTCTTAAATCCAGTATTAATATATAAATTTTTTATTTTAAATAAACATCAAATCACATGAAAAAAATAACTTTATTAGCAGCTCTTATTTTTTGTTTTTTTGCTGTGAGTGGCTTTGTTTTCTTCTCTAAAAACGAGGTGAAAGAAAGGCATAAAACACTAGAAAAAACGACAAAGAAAGAAAAAATAGAATGGCTTACTTTTCAAGAAGCAATGAAAAAATCAGCACAAGACAATAAACCTATCTTTGTAGATGTTTATACAGATTGGTGTGGATGGTGCAAAAAAATGGATAAAAATACATTCCAAACTGATGACGTAGTAGAATATGTAGCTCAAAATTATCACGCTGTAAAACTAGATGCTGAAAGTGAAGATGCAACTTCCTTTGATGGACAAAAACTAACTTATAGACAACTTTCTGGAGGTGTTTTTAAAGTAACTGGTTACCCTTCTATTGTTTTGATTAATAGCAAAAAACAGGTAGCGGTTGCTCCTGGTTATCGTGGTAAAGATGATTTTGTGAAAATGTTAGAACAATTTAAGACAGCAAATCAATAGATTGTTTTTGTTTTTTATACTAATTTAATAGAATAAACAGTTTTCTAATCAAATTTCAATCATAATTGAATAATTATGATGATAATTTAGGAAACTGTTTTTTTTTGCTTAATTTGCTGTTCCCATTTGTTAAAAATCCTTGTTTTTTATTTTTTATTTATACAGATGTATGAAAAGAATAATACTCTTTTATTTAGTTAATTTTTTTGTAGTCCTAATTTCCATTTTATATTCTAATTCTCTTATTGCTCAAGACAATACAACAAAAGAATTGGTCATAAAAGGAGTATATCATGGCACAAATTTATATGTTCAGAATCCCCAAACTTCGAATACAGAATATTGTATCAAAGAAATTTTTGTGAATAATCAACCCATAAAATTTCCTGCTACGACAGCATTTGATATTAATATGTCTTTTTTGAAAATAAATGATGAAGTAGTCATCAAAATTATTCACACAGGAAGTTGTACTCCAAAAGTTCTCAATCCACAGGCGATTAAAGACCGACTTCCATTTCGTTTTTCATCTGTACATGTAGATATGAATACAATGATTTGGGTAACAAAAGGAGAGAAAAAATTTGGTCAATTCTTTATTCAAATAAAAAATAACCGTACTTGGATAGTTGAGAAAGTAATTAGTTGTAAAGGAAGCGCACAACAAAATATTTATACATTGCCTCTTATACATCGTGCAGGAGAAAATATTTATAGAATAAAATACTTAGATGTTACAGGAAAATACTACTATTCGCCAGAAATTAAATTTGTATCTGAAGGCGAACAACAAATTACTTTTTATCCCAAAAGTGTAACTAGCCGAATTACTTTTTCTCGTTCTACTGATTATCAAATATTAGATAATAATGGAAAATTAATTTTGAAAGGAAATGGACTTACAGTAGATTGTTCAAATCTTAATTTGGGAGCTTATTATTTACTCTTTGAAGGACAAGAAGAACGGTTTTTTAAGAAGTAAGTTCATAATTTAAACAAAAAAAAGGAATTTCTATCTCAGAAATTCCTTTTTTTATTCTAATTTATATATCAATTATTTGTTCTCTGTTAAATTTGTTTTTGTTATTTAAAAAACCTCCTTTTTTTCTGTTCCAAATCCGAACTACCCAATAAACAGCTGTACTAATAAATGAAACAAAAAACAGAGCCAAAACCCAAATTATTTTTTCTACATCTTCTATACTATCATCTTGAATAACATCTGCAATAAAATAAATGGTAACAATAAGGTCAGCCAAGGCAGCAAAAAGTATTAGAATAAAGAATGAAAAAATACCTCCTGCAAATAGAAATGGAATTATTTCTTCGTTACCTGAAGCTGCACCAGCAAAGCCTGTCAGAATAGCTCCCAAAAAACTAATAATAGCTAGAATAGTAACAAGAATAGGGGAAAATGTAAAAATACCTAACCAGATTTTTTTGCTTTTGCTCATTTTAGTTGTTGTGTTTGGTAGAATAAATCACACAATTTAGTTTTTGTATGTACATTGTTATACGAGTTTTTTCTCAAAAAGTTAGTTTCTAGTTAAAAAATTAAAATTCATTACACGCACAAAATCAATTCTTAAACAACTTCAACATCAATATTCAGACCTTCTATAACTCTCATTTGTATATCCATCTCTTTCTGGTATTTTCTTATTCAGAATACGAACAAAATAATAAACTACTGTACTAATAAAAGAACCAAAAAAGAGAGCCAAAACCCAAACAATTTTCTCTGTTTCTTCAACACTTTCATCTTTTACAATATCAATAATATAGTAAATCGTAATTCCTAAATCGGCTAAAGAAGCTAATAAAATTAGAATAAAAAAAGTGAAAAATCCCCCAAAAAATAGTCCAAAAAATTCATCTGGTGGGTTTTGATGACCAGCCGTTGAGGCAACAGCCATGAAAGTCCCTATAAAAGCGATTATGCCTAAAATAGTTACTATCAGTGGAGAAAATGTAAAAATACCTAACCAAACCTTTTTGCTTTTGCTCATTTTATTTGTTGTGTTTTGTAGAATTAATCATACAATTTAATTTATGTATGTACATCGTTGTACGAGTTTTTTCTTTAAAAGTTAGGTTTTTCTAAAAATTCAAAATTAATTATCTAATTTAGCTACAATTTCTTCCCAGTCTAAGTTTTCCCAGTTGTTTTCAATATTTTCTTTTTTCATAATTTCATTCATAATTTGCTCTTGTTTTTTTCCTGTATTTAGGGCATACGAATATGGTAAATGACTAAAAGTAACCATTGTGTATTGAGGAATCCAACGAGTAGGAAATTTCTCATGAAGTTTTGCTTCAATTTTTTTTCTTAACAAAAATTCTGGGTCAGCTACTCTATCACGCATTTCTATAAAATTCTGAATTGCTAAATCAGCAATGGCATTTGCATTCGGAATTCGTTCATCTTGAAAATCTTCAAACATTTTTTTCCAATCAATACTTCCATTTTTTTCAAGCTGTTTTTTCATAAACTCATTGAAATAAAAACAATCTTCAAATCCTGCATTCATTCCCTGTCCATAAAAAGGAACAATAGCATGAGAAGCATCACCAATCAAACAAACATTGCTTTTATACGCCCAAGGAGAACAGCGAATAGTAACAAGCGATGAGGTAGGGTTTTGCTTAAAATCTTCCAATAAAGTGGGCATAATTGGGATTACATCTGCAAAATGAGTTTCAAAGAAATTCATTATTTCTTTATCAGTATTGAGGTTTTCAAAGGCTTC contains:
- a CDS encoding PLDc N-terminal domain-containing protein produces the protein MSKSKKVWLGIFTFSPLIVTILGIIAFIGTFMAVASTAGHQNPPDEFFGLFFGGFFTFFILILLASLADLGITIYYIIDIVKDESVEETEKIVWVLALFFGSFISTVVYYFVRILNKKIPERDGYTNESYRRSEY
- a CDS encoding sel1 repeat family protein, translating into MTILKKIKNPFLFFFSVYFLSFLMISCGSAPQTISKDSYKVYKKQAKSGNSTAMLKIANAFKGDMFTSNELRDYENAIKWYSQAMAASSTQKIPAARELFEIYMTGSKDVPRNIDAAKKWLQIVADSMDLHIYYQDNTDLYLMDIFDVYKKATKAEASAESQFLLGRYFLEFEIDYNTGVRFLDKAANTDSARYSQDVNYIKSKWQFFRNRRSDFTNNVAFEAQKDKAHQVMKRLSNEGSELAKLEYTNYIVHNAKNPQDVKEETEKLLRNFVIPKFANKEQQLKATYLVALTQEGKDHIIELRKLYTLKSQNFSMEQFPYMDNAINEYKEIANQLETLTGLGKLTAEHSTFSDIPLELPNYYQHYNGDIRPLVALKNAITTDENIELLTSENVEKYKQTLLEQVDDIFAKANTPSELYSFKNALKKDTFFKPLAKPYLDSLIQQQINKKGLIQEDLVYEYEKERLENTTFYNLGEGRKFVESISKRNDLDPEPVAKSRWARKPTKQEPRKNALLKRAKIKVLEDIYGSSPTIKQIEELNKTIPRYSWLAPQGREWAVGLKGNSDSWFTGIVEVNKTRTQYFYEVKRFGDSDRFLMEIKSIKNNKSNNAYSTNIEVEKILKKGSESGDVEGYNVTIFGAKYQTYGWKQSKTDFFRVVCKPSDGKLENAICTGYMAINRDKSHSDDFVRKHNISSNSQKDSIRAVVRYFILEMHKNLGIR
- a CDS encoding thioredoxin family protein; translation: MKKITLLAALIFCFFAVSGFVFFSKNEVKERHKTLEKTTKKEKIEWLTFQEAMKKSAQDNKPIFVDVYTDWCGWCKKMDKNTFQTDDVVEYVAQNYHAVKLDAESEDATSFDGQKLTYRQLSGGVFKVTGYPSIVLINSKKQVAVAPGYRGKDDFVKMLEQFKTANQ
- a CDS encoding PLDc N-terminal domain-containing protein — protein: MSKSKKIWLGIFTFSPILVTILAIISFLGAILTGFAGAASGNEEIIPFLFAGGIFSFFILILFAALADLIVTIYFIADVIQDDSIEDVEKIIWVLALFFVSFISTAVYWVVRIWNRKKGGFLNNKNKFNREQIIDI